A genomic window from Rhizobium sp. EC-SD404 includes:
- a CDS encoding D-alanyl-D-alanine carboxypeptidase family protein: MGLAHAQLFETRAKQAYLVEAETGTVLYAKNENEAVPPASLAKLMTMELVFSAIKSGRLSMNDEFVVSENAWRTGGAISGTSTMFAELGSSIRLEDLIQGVIVQSGNDACIVIAEGMAGSEPNFAGLMTERARQLGMETSVFGNATGLPHPDARVTMRELVVLARHIQAAYPEYYRFYSQPDFTWNDIRQSNRNPLLNANIGVDGLKTGYTEESGYAIVSSIDRDGRRLFLAMSGMATERERAEEARKILEWGMRAFERRPVFAADEVVGWASVYGGEGGSVPLKAKGPIDIFVPAANADRLSARIVYDWPLEAPLEEGAQVGHLRVWIGETLSQETPLYAAAAVGEGPIHRQALDALQELLLGWM; the protein is encoded by the coding sequence ATGGGTTTAGCGCATGCTCAGCTGTTCGAGACACGCGCCAAGCAGGCCTATCTGGTCGAGGCTGAAACAGGCACGGTCCTCTACGCCAAGAACGAAAACGAAGCCGTTCCTCCGGCATCTCTCGCCAAGCTGATGACGATGGAACTCGTTTTCAGCGCCATCAAGTCGGGCCGCCTTTCGATGAACGACGAGTTCGTCGTTTCTGAAAACGCCTGGCGGACGGGCGGCGCTATTTCCGGCACATCGACTATGTTTGCGGAACTCGGGTCCTCCATTCGTCTGGAAGACCTTATCCAGGGCGTCATCGTCCAGTCCGGCAACGATGCATGCATCGTGATTGCCGAAGGCATGGCAGGTTCGGAGCCGAACTTCGCGGGCCTGATGACCGAGCGCGCCCGACAATTGGGCATGGAAACGTCCGTCTTCGGCAATGCGACGGGTCTGCCGCATCCGGATGCCCGCGTAACCATGCGCGAGCTCGTCGTGCTGGCACGGCATATCCAAGCGGCTTATCCTGAATATTATCGCTTCTATTCGCAGCCCGATTTCACCTGGAACGATATCCGTCAGTCCAACCGCAACCCGCTGCTGAACGCAAATATCGGCGTCGACGGCCTGAAGACCGGCTACACGGAAGAATCTGGCTACGCCATCGTCTCCTCGATCGACCGGGATGGTCGACGGCTTTTTCTCGCCATGAGCGGAATGGCGACCGAGCGGGAGCGCGCCGAGGAAGCGCGCAAGATCCTGGAATGGGGCATGCGCGCCTTCGAGCGTCGTCCGGTTTTTGCAGCCGACGAAGTCGTCGGCTGGGCGAGCGTCTATGGTGGGGAAGGCGGCTCCGTGCCGCTGAAGGCCAAGGGCCCGATCGACATCTTCGTGCCGGCAGCCAATGCCGACCGGCTGTCGGCGCGGATCGTCTATGACTGGCCGCTAGAAGCGCCGCTCGAAGAGGGCGCACAGGTCGGACATCTTCGCGTCTGGATCGGCGAGACGCTCAGCCAGGAAACCCCGCTCTATGCGGCGGCTGCGGTCGGCGAGGGGCCCATCCACCGGCAGGCTCTCGACGCGCTGCAGGAATTGCTGCTCGGCTGGATGTAG
- a CDS encoding septal ring lytic transglycosylase RlpA family protein — MTLCFLGLSTAACTTTGDSTATSEPIVQQAKIDTAPPFTEAEYGVPASTRVTTALSVPKGGGRQMVGKPYQIAGKWYTPAEDPDYNRSGLASWYGPNFHGRRTANGEVYDQHHLSAAHPTFPLPSYARVTNEENGHSVMVRVNDRGPFTRGRIIDVSSKAADLLDFKNDGVASVNVEYVGPAELDGHDMPFLMASYRRPGENGPTVAPEGQIASGVMLAMNSGAASGVPGVMSDAQMAQQQLLQPAAEPTASTEAPAAPVAQQIESTNIAAQTLDATAAPAVAPVGGEALAVVLTLPDIGPVLPERPSFETAKTERVSVSAYAENRLQAASGAFDTVLVDDDAVLSVETIIGAWKNRTAASR; from the coding sequence GTGACCCTCTGCTTCCTCGGCCTTTCGACGGCGGCATGCACGACGACCGGCGACAGCACCGCCACTTCCGAGCCGATCGTTCAGCAGGCTAAAATCGATACGGCGCCGCCATTCACCGAAGCAGAATATGGCGTGCCAGCGAGCACACGCGTTACGACAGCGCTTTCGGTCCCTAAAGGCGGCGGACGCCAGATGGTGGGAAAACCCTATCAAATAGCTGGTAAATGGTACACGCCGGCCGAGGATCCCGACTACAATCGCTCCGGATTGGCGTCCTGGTACGGACCTAATTTCCACGGTCGACGCACGGCCAATGGTGAAGTCTACGATCAGCACCATCTTTCCGCGGCGCATCCCACCTTCCCATTGCCGAGCTATGCGCGCGTGACGAACGAAGAGAACGGCCATTCCGTGATGGTGAGAGTGAACGACCGCGGACCGTTTACCCGCGGACGGATCATCGACGTTTCGAGCAAGGCAGCCGATCTGCTTGATTTCAAGAATGACGGCGTCGCCAGCGTCAACGTCGAATATGTCGGTCCAGCCGAGTTGGACGGCCACGACATGCCGTTTCTGATGGCGTCCTATCGCCGTCCTGGCGAGAATGGCCCCACGGTCGCCCCCGAAGGCCAGATCGCATCCGGCGTGATGCTGGCGATGAACAGCGGCGCAGCAAGCGGCGTGCCGGGTGTCATGAGCGACGCCCAGATGGCGCAGCAGCAGTTGCTTCAGCCGGCAGCTGAACCAACAGCGTCTACGGAAGCGCCAGCAGCACCTGTCGCACAGCAGATCGAGTCGACCAACATCGCCGCGCAGACGCTCGACGCGACTGCAGCGCCTGCCGTAGCACCCGTCGGTGGCGAGGCTCTTGCCGTTGTTCTGACGTTGCCCGATATCGGTCCCGTTCTGCCCGAGCGGCCTTCGTTCGAGACTGCGAAGACGGAACGTGTTTCGGTGTCGGCCTATGCGGAAAATCGTCTGCAGGCGGCTTCCGGCGCCTTCGATACGGTTCTGGTCGACGATGATGCCGTCTTGTCGGTGGAAACGATCATCGGCGCCTGGAAAAACCGGACGGCTGCCAGCCGTTAA